Proteins co-encoded in one Triplophysa dalaica isolate WHDGS20190420 chromosome 16, ASM1584641v1, whole genome shotgun sequence genomic window:
- the zic3 gene encoding zinc finger protein ZIC 3 yields the protein MTMLLDSAPQFPSLGVGGFGTPRHHELGNRDPGLGLSPFADSSHSAAFKISPVTHDIASSQTSAFTPQATGYAAALGHHHGGQVGSYAGGSFNSTRDFLFRNRCAGIGETAPPSAQHGIFAASAGSLHGPPGISDNPGHLLFPGLHDQSVSHTSPGGHVVNSQMHLGLRGDIFGRPDPYRPVASPRTDPYGTAQLHNYNHPINMNMGMNVPTHHGPGAFFRYMRQPIKQELSCKWIDENQMNRPKKTCDRTFSTMHEMVTHVSMEHVGGPEQSSHTCFWEDCPREGKSFKAKYKLVNHIRVHTGEKPFPCPFPGCGKIFARSENLKIHKRTHTGEKPFKCEFDGCDRRFANSSDRKKHMHVHTSDKPYICKVCDKSYTHPSSLRKHMKVHDSQGSESSPAASSGYESSTPPVLVSANTEDPTKTPTSGVQNTSAHSDGLPPNFNEWYV from the exons ATGACTATGCTTCTTGATAGCGCTCCTCAGTTCCCGTCACTCGGAGTAGGGGGATTCGGAACGCCGAGGCACCATGAGTTGGGAAACCGAGACCCGGGACTGGGGCTTAGTCCCTTTGCAGATTCATCGCACTCGGCAGCTTTCAAGATCAGTCCCGTTACTCATGATATCGCCTCCAGTCAAACATCGGCTTTCACCCCGCAAGCTACTGGATACGCTGCTGCGCTTGGACACCACCACGGAGGGCAAGTTGGTTCTTACGCTGGTGGATCATTCAATTCGACTAGGGACTTTCTCTTTAGAAATAGGTGCGCTGGCATCGGAGAGACAGCACCCCCGAGTGCCCAACATGGAATCTTTGCCGCCTCTGCTGGGAGTCTACACGGGCCCCCTGGAATTTCGGACAACCCGGGACATCTGTTGTTTCCTGGACTTCACGATCAGAGCGTAAGCCACACTTCACCAGGAGGACATGTCGTAAACAGCCAAATGCACCTGGGTTTACGCGGGGACATTTTTGGCCGTCCGGATCCGTACCGACCTGTGGCGAGCCCTCGTACGGATCCTTACGGCACCGCTCAGCTCCACAACTACAACCACCCCATCAATATGAACATGGGGATGAACGTCCCCACACATCACGGTCCGGGGGCCTTCTTTAGATACATGCGGCAGCCTATTAAGCAAGAATTGTCTTGTAAGTGGATAGATGAGAATCAGATGAACAGACCCAAAAAGACTTGTGACAGAACTTTTAGCACAATGCATGAAATGGTAACACACGTTTCAATGGAACACGTTGGCGGCCCAGAGCAGAGTAGCCATACTTGCTTTTGGGAGGATTGTCCGAGAGAAGGAAAATCCTTTAAGGCCAAATACAAACTCGTGAACCACATCCGAGTGCACACGGGAGAGAAACCGTTCCCTTGTCCCTTTCCAGGTTGTGGAAAAATCTTTGCAAGAtctgaaaatctgaaaattcacAAGAGAACTCACACAG GTGAGAAGCCGTTCAAATGCGAGTTCGACGGCTGCGACAGGCGCTTTGCAAACAGCAGCGACAGGAAAAAGCACATGCACGTGCACACATCTGACAAGCCATATATCTGCAAAGTGTGTGACAAGTCCTACACACATCCCAGCTCTCTCAGGAAACACATGAAG GTACACGATTCACAAGGATCAGAGTCATCTCCGGCTGCGAGCTCTGGATACGAGTCGTCAACGCCGCCAGTTCTAGTTTCTGCGAACACTGAAGATCCGACAAAAACACCCACGTCTGGTGTGCAAAATACGTCTGCACACAGCGATGGACTACCACCAAATTTTAATGAATGGTACGTTTGA
- the zic6 gene encoding zic family member 6 → MTSLSRFSGYPLSCVNPGESNTEPSVVLPPLAEEHTGHPTGSSFKLCPSQNFRDYHETRASAYVDHSVTHFPDPGYTSHRLEHSPRGIIIGTNLSGSGMAPVTDQLASRPNQHGTIGRYRDLHGYRDGRSHAFFTSYQEQAHGSTDATRDLSGQMMLGLPGDILSRTHPYGQSLNCPRANSQQLVNQFLEFYKPLNMAMQRSGGDAFLRCSRQNVKHELVCKWTDGQEGTGKPPCARNFGTMYELVTHVTVEHVGGPEHSDYVCYWENCPRDSKPFKAKYKLVNHVRVHTGEKPFPCPFHGCEKVFARSENLKIHKRTHTGEKPFKCEFEGCNRRFANSSDRKKHSHVHSSDKPYTCKVRGCEKCYTHPSSLRKHMKLHCKAYIAKIGEEDEHLVEARSPEVAEQQDTTVSNAVTRTMTAPSQETLSPETRPESTMRSRFHHTFENSLDYPAHRPQSILDPLLLQRGTFRPESVQYQCNQPSHTFAPTHRTFASNSPFQKSIVNGWYTCHSAVDTFSPKHCNNDL, encoded by the exons ATGACAAGCCTGTCGCGGTTTAGTGGCTACCCTCTTTCTTGCGTCAACCCTGGGGAGAGCAATACTGAACCCAGCGTGGTGCTGCCACCTTTGGCAGAGGAGCACACGGGGCACCCCACGGGCAGTTCCTTTAAACTCTGCCCCTCGCAAAATTTTCGAGACTACCACGAGACGAGGGCCAGTGCATATGTTGACCACTCGGTTACCCATTTTCCAGACCCTGGATACACCAGTCACCGCTTAGAACACAGTCCTAGGGGCATTATCATTGGGACAAATCTGTCAGGATCAGGCATGGCACCAGTTACTGATCAGCTGGCTTCGAGACCCAACCAACATGGCACTATTGGAAGGTACCGTGACCTCCACGGCTATAGGGATGGTAGGAGCCACGCGTTCTTCACCAGCTATCAAGAGCAGGCCCATGGCTCTACAGACGCAACTCGAGATCTCAGCGGCCAAATGATGTTGGGTCTTCCAGGAGATATTCTCTCACGAACGCACCCATACGGGCAGTCGCTCAATTGCCCCAGGGCCAACAGTCAGCAGTTAGTTAACCAGTTTTTGGAGTTCTATAAGCCTCTGAATATGGCCATGCAGCGAAGCGGGGGTGATGCCTTTCTCAGGTGCTCCCGGCAGAACGTGAAGCACGAACTTGTCTGCAAGTGGACTGACGGCCAAGAGGGCACGGGCAAACCGCCCTGCGCCAGGAATTTTGGGACCATGTATGAACTTGTCACCCATGTGACGGTTGAGCATGTCGGAGGACCCGAGCACTCTGACTACGTTTGCTATTGGGAGAATTGCCCAAGGGACAGCAAGCCGTTCAAAGCCAAATACAAGCTCGTCAACCACGTCAGGGTCCACACAGGAGAAAAACCCTTTCCCTGTCCTTTTCATGGATGTGAAAAAGTTTTCGCCAGATCCGAAAACCTCAAGATACACAAGAGAACGCATACAG GTGAGAAACcgtttaaatgtgaatttgaggGCTGCAATCGGAGATTTGCAAACAGCAGTGACCGGAAGAAGCATTCTCACGTTCACTCCAGCGATAAACCCTACACGTGCAAGGTCAGAGGCTGCGAAAAATGTTACACGCATCCCAGCTCCCTGCGCAAACACATGAAACTGCATTGCAAGGCCTACATTGCCAAAATCGGGGAAGAAGATGAGCACCTTGTAGAGGCCAGGTCTCCTGAGGTGGCAGAACAACAAGACACGACTGTCTCTAACGCAGTGACGCGAACGATGACTGCCCCATCCCAAGAGACTCTGTCCCCTGAGACACGACCCGAGTCAACTATGAGGTCCCGTTTCCATCACACGTTTGAAAACAGTCTGGACTACCCGGCACATAGGCCGCAGTCAATTTTGGACCCTCTGTTGCTACAACGGGGCACTTTTAGACCTGAGTCTGTACAATACCAATGTAATCAACCAAGCCACACGTTTGCACCCACCCATAGGACGTTTGCGTCCAACTCACCTTTCCAAAAAAGTATTGTAAATGGCTGGTATACATGCCACAGCGCAGTGGACACCTTTTCACCCAAACACTGTAACAATGATTTATAA